The following coding sequences lie in one Oryza brachyantha chromosome 10, ObraRS2, whole genome shotgun sequence genomic window:
- the LOC102701583 gene encoding pentatricopeptide repeat-containing protein At3g24000, mitochondrial, protein MTSTMRDQCRSLLLLDRLLRRRDALRRCASAAGLTSCVEDTPVPAASTGLRGTLDRLDAGELAATQRLYHSLIIACAQYKSLGDARTIHAHLAGSQLAGSVFLENSLIHLYCKCGGVADARRVFDEMSRRDMCSWTSLIAGYTQNDMPDEALGLLPGMLRGRFKPNNFTFASLLKAAGASASSGIGEQIHALAVKYDWHDDVYVGTTLLDMYARCGRMDLAIKVFDQLESKNGVSWSVLIAGFARKGDGETTLLKFAEMQRNGFEATHFTYSSVFTAIAGIGALEQGKWVHAHMIKSGQKLSAFVGNTILDMYAKSGSMTDARKIFDRVDEKDLVTWNSMLTAFAQYGLGREAVTHFEEMRKCGIHLNQITFVSILTACSHAGLVKEGKRYFYLMKEYNLEPAIDHYVTVVDLLGRAGLLTNALVFIFKMPMKPTAAVWGALLGACRMHKNAKIGQFAADHVFELDPDDTGPPVLLYNIYASTGQWDAAARVRKMMKATGVKKEPACSWVEIENSVHMFVANDDTHPRSEEIYKKWEEISIQIRKAGYAPNTDYVLLHVDERERQANLQYHSEKIALAFALINLPSGATIRIMKNIRICGDCHSAFKYVSKVFKREIVVRDTNRFHHFSSGSCSCGDYW, encoded by the coding sequence ATGACCTCCACCATGAGAGATCAGTGCCGCAGtcttctcctcctcgaccgccttctccgccgccgagacGCCCTTCGACGCTGCGCCTCAGCGGCCGGCCTCACCTCCTGCGTCGAGGACAcccccgtccccgccgcctccaccggccTCCGCGGCACTCTCGATCGCTTGGATGCTGGCGAGCTCGCCGCCACCCAACGCCTCTATCACTCGCTTATCATCGCCTGCGCGCAGTACAAGAGCCTGGGCGATGCCAGGACGATCCACGCCCACCTGGCCGGCTCCCAGCTCGCGGGCAGCGTCTTCCTGGAAAACTCGCTCATCCACCTGTACTGCAAGTGCGGCGGTGTGGCCGACGCGCGAcgggtgttcgacgaaatgtcGAGGCGCGACATGTGCTCTTGGACCTCTCTCATTGCGGGGTATACGCAGAACGACATGCCCGATGAGGCCCTTGGGCTGCTCCCTGGGATGCTTAGAGGGCGATTCAAGCCGAACAATTTCACATTTGCAAGTCTCCTCAAGGCAGCTGGTGCTAGCGCAAGCAGTGGTATCGGGGAACAGATCCATGCACTCGCAGTGAAGTATGACTGGCACGATGATGTCTATGTTGGGACTACACTTCTTGACATGTATGCGAGGTGTGGAAGAATGGATTTGGCCATTAAGGTGTTTGACCAGCTTGAATCAAAGAATGGGGTTTCTTGGAGCGTGTTGATTGCTGGATTTGCAAGAAAGGGAGATGGAGAGACCACACTGTTAAAGTTTGCTGAGATGCAGAGGAATGGATTTGAGGCAACACATTTTACATACTCAAGTGTGTTTACTGCCATTGCTGGTATAGGTGCACTTGAACAGGGTAAGTGGGTGCATGCACACATGATTAAATCTGGGCAGAAACTGAGTGCATTTGTTGGGAACACAATACTTGACATGTATGCAAAGTCAGGGAGCATGACTGATGCAAGGAAAATTTTTGACCGTGTGGACGAGAAGGATTTAGTTACTTGGAACTCAATGCTCACAGCATTTGCACAGTATGGGCTTGGCAGAGAAGCAGTCACCCATTTTGAAGAGATGAGGAAATGTGGCATTCACCTGAACCAGATTACTTTCGTTTCCATTTTGACTGCTTGTAGCCATGCAGGGCTGGTGAAGGAAGGCAAGAGGTACTTTTACTTGATGAAGGAGTACAACTTGGAACCAGCGATTGACCACTACGTGACGGTTGTTGATCTCCTTGGCCGAGCTGGTTTACTGACTAATGCTCTTgtctttatatttaaaatgccCATGAAGCCAACTGCTGCTGTTTGGGGAGCCTTGCTTGGGGCTTGTAGAATGCATAAGAATGCCAAAATAGGGCAATTTGCAGCCGATCATGTATTTGAACTTGACCCAGATGACACTGGTCCACCTGTGTTGCTTTACAACATATATGCTTCCACAGGCCAATGGGATGCTGCTGCTAGAGTGAGGAAGATGATGAAGGCAACTGGTGTGAAGAAGGAACCTGCGTGTAGTTGGGTGGAGATAGAGAATTCAGTGCACATGTTTGTGGCAAATGATGACACCCATCCAAGATCAGAAGAGATATATAAGAAGTGGGAGGAGATAAGCATACAGATTAGGAAAGCAGGGTATGCTCCTAACACAGATTATGTGCTTCTGCATGTAGATGAACGAGAGAGGCAGGCAAATTTACAGTATCACAGTGAGAAGATAGCGCTCGCATTTGCACTGATCAACCTGCCTTCAGGGGCAACCATTCGGATCATGAAGAATATTAGGATATGTGGGGATTGCCATTCTGCATTCAAATATGTCTCCAAAGTTTTCAAGCGGGAGATTGTTGTCAGGGATACAAACAGATTCCATCATTTCAGCAGTGGCTCTTGTTCATGCGGAGATTACTGGTGA